In one window of Desulforhabdus amnigena DNA:
- a CDS encoding EamA family transporter translates to MKTAIVLTLAILAQAIGNTCLSKGMKFIASLSPAEDGFSLMMLVHAMENPLIWLGTILLILFFIFFAVSLSWADLSFVLPVISFGYIVNVALAYQFLDEPVSPKRWLGTAFIFLGVVLVSKTGAGRTAVKEVNAQ, encoded by the coding sequence TTGAAGACAGCAATTGTTTTGACTCTGGCTATTTTGGCCCAGGCCATTGGAAACACATGCCTCAGCAAGGGAATGAAGTTCATTGCATCCTTGAGCCCCGCAGAAGACGGTTTTTCCCTTATGATGCTCGTTCACGCCATGGAAAATCCATTGATTTGGCTGGGAACCATTCTCTTGATTCTTTTTTTTATCTTTTTCGCCGTGTCTCTTTCGTGGGCGGATTTGAGCTTTGTGCTTCCCGTTATCTCCTTTGGCTACATCGTAAACGTAGCCCTGGCTTACCAGTTTCTGGACGAACCCGTTTCACCCAAGCGATGGCTGGGAACCGCCTTCATATTTCTGGGCGTTGTTCTGGTATCGAAAACGGGAGCCGGAAGAACAGCCGTAAAAGAGGTCAACGCGCAATAA
- a CDS encoding EamA family transporter — MITAVMIAIIVLSNAAGDVLITRGMKGIGEITTFNPRELLSIARQVITNRDFVLGIVSLAVSFFSFLAILSWADMSFVVPATSVFYVVSILGAKFVLKEEISRLRWTGTLLVCVGVALVCLP, encoded by the coding sequence ATGATTACCGCCGTCATGATCGCGATCATAGTGCTTTCCAATGCAGCAGGCGATGTCCTGATCACAAGGGGAATGAAAGGCATCGGGGAAATCACGACTTTCAACCCCAGGGAACTCCTTTCCATCGCTCGACAGGTCATAACAAACAGAGATTTCGTGCTCGGCATTGTCTCCCTTGCTGTCAGTTTTTTTTCTTTTCTCGCCATTCTCTCCTGGGCCGATATGAGCTTCGTTGTCCCTGCGACCTCGGTGTTTTACGTGGTGAGCATTCTCGGAGCCAAATTTGTTTTAAAAGAAGAAATCAGCAGGTTACGCTGGACAGGGACCCTTCTGGTCTGTGTCGGCGTGGCACTGGTCTGTCTTCCTTGA
- the hpnK gene encoding hopanoid biosynthesis-associated protein HpnK yields the protein MTGYPRLIVNGDDFGISEETNEAIIRAFREGALTSCSLMVSGKAFEHAVQLARDNDRLSVGIHLVTVMGKSVLPHGEIPHLVDSEGNFPSNPTVCGLKYYFLPVARRELKKELEAQFEKFRSTGLKGTHIDSHLHMHVHPVIFKAAVELGERFGIRKMRVPRDDLRLSLQADPENRWEKIFGALVFRLLTRAMQKKLRAKGFCFAHRVYGHLMSGKINHHYVRSVLEALQSGKTSELYFHPSIHSDGSDLNSEDQRCFEEYKLLVGRQFLEWMEELEITRISYGEMDRWD from the coding sequence TTGACGGGATATCCCAGACTGATCGTCAATGGAGATGACTTCGGAATCTCCGAAGAGACAAACGAAGCCATCATCCGTGCATTCAGAGAGGGCGCACTGACCAGCTGCAGCCTGATGGTCAGTGGAAAGGCCTTTGAGCATGCTGTTCAGCTGGCCAGGGATAACGACCGCCTGTCTGTTGGCATCCATCTGGTCACAGTAATGGGCAAATCCGTCCTCCCACATGGCGAGATTCCGCATCTCGTGGATTCAGAGGGGAATTTTCCTTCCAATCCCACAGTTTGCGGACTCAAATATTATTTTTTACCCGTGGCGCGCCGGGAACTGAAGAAGGAACTGGAGGCGCAATTCGAGAAGTTTCGTTCCACCGGCTTGAAGGGGACTCACATCGACAGCCACCTGCATATGCATGTCCACCCTGTCATTTTTAAGGCGGCCGTGGAACTGGGAGAGCGCTTCGGTATACGCAAAATGAGGGTTCCCCGAGACGATCTCAGGCTCTCTCTTCAGGCAGACCCGGAAAATCGGTGGGAAAAAATCTTTGGCGCTCTGGTTTTTCGCCTCCTCACGAGGGCTATGCAAAAAAAACTTCGAGCAAAGGGGTTCTGTTTTGCCCACCGGGTGTACGGCCACCTGATGAGCGGTAAAATAAATCATCATTACGTTCGTTCTGTGTTGGAAGCTCTTCAAAGTGGGAAAACGAGCGAACTGTATTTTCATCCGTCTATCCATTCTGATGGATCAGACCTGAACTCTGAAGATCAGCGGTGCTTCGAAGAGTACAAACTCCTGGTCGGCAGGCAGTTCCTTGAATGGATGGAAGAACTGGAAATCACACGAATCAGTTACGGAGAAATGGACCGTTGGGATTGA
- the hpnJ gene encoding hopanoid biosynthesis associated radical SAM protein HpnJ — translation MKTLLLNPPSFENFDGGAGSRWPARREIVSFWYPVWLAYPAALIENSRLLDAPPHGVTPEETIQISKDYDFLVLFTSTPGFENDIRLAERIKDSNPGIKIAFVGPPVSIQPEETLRRSSVIDFVARKEFDYSVAEFAWGKNLEDIQGVSYRKNGHIVHNDDRPPLTDLDSLPFVVDIYKRDLDITRYNIPFLRHPFVAFYTSRGCPAQCSFCLWPQTFSGHKWRTRSSENVVAELKHAFDLFPNVKEYFFDDDTFAWGKERVLEICKHLKPLNFTWSCNCRVHADYDMLKAMKDAGCRLLIVGFESGDPTILKNIKKGATVEQAVTFMKNCKNLGLTVHGDFIIGLPGETRETIRKTMKFAEQLDPETIQVSIAHAFPGTEFYSYATREGYLTEDKITDEMGHQLPNLRYPGLDRREIVEAVEDFYGRYYFRPRIVFRIVRRALFDRNERARLYAEAREYLRLRAKRKKFTGGKASA, via the coding sequence ATGAAAACGCTGCTTCTCAATCCCCCATCTTTTGAAAATTTCGACGGCGGTGCAGGTTCGCGCTGGCCCGCGCGACGTGAAATCGTTTCGTTCTGGTACCCTGTCTGGCTTGCATATCCTGCCGCTCTGATAGAAAATAGCAGGCTGCTGGATGCGCCCCCTCATGGCGTGACGCCAGAAGAAACCATTCAGATTTCAAAGGATTATGATTTTTTAGTTCTCTTTACCAGTACTCCCGGATTTGAAAATGACATTCGTCTGGCAGAAAGAATCAAGGACTCCAATCCGGGAATCAAAATTGCCTTTGTAGGTCCTCCTGTTTCCATCCAACCCGAGGAAACGCTTCGGAGGTCATCCGTAATCGACTTTGTGGCTCGCAAAGAATTTGACTACTCCGTGGCTGAATTTGCCTGGGGCAAGAACCTGGAAGATATTCAGGGCGTCAGTTACAGAAAGAACGGCCATATTGTCCATAATGATGACCGGCCTCCCCTCACTGACCTGGACTCCCTTCCTTTCGTTGTGGATATCTACAAGCGGGACCTGGACATTACCCGGTACAATATCCCCTTTTTACGCCATCCCTTCGTCGCCTTTTACACTTCTCGTGGTTGTCCGGCTCAATGTTCCTTCTGCCTCTGGCCTCAGACGTTTAGCGGGCACAAATGGCGTACACGAAGCAGTGAAAATGTTGTGGCTGAGCTCAAACATGCTTTCGATCTGTTTCCCAACGTCAAAGAATATTTTTTCGATGACGACACTTTCGCCTGGGGTAAGGAGAGAGTCCTCGAAATCTGCAAGCATTTGAAGCCCCTCAACTTTACGTGGTCCTGCAACTGCCGCGTTCATGCCGATTACGATATGCTCAAGGCCATGAAGGATGCGGGCTGCAGACTGCTCATCGTGGGCTTTGAATCGGGCGATCCAACGATCCTGAAAAATATCAAAAAAGGCGCCACAGTCGAGCAAGCCGTCACTTTCATGAAAAACTGCAAGAACCTGGGGCTGACCGTGCACGGAGATTTCATCATCGGACTCCCTGGAGAAACCCGTGAAACCATCAGGAAGACTATGAAATTTGCCGAGCAACTGGATCCCGAAACGATTCAAGTCTCCATTGCCCATGCGTTCCCCGGCACAGAATTTTATTCCTATGCCACTCGTGAAGGATATTTGACCGAGGATAAGATCACCGATGAAATGGGACATCAACTTCCCAACCTTCGGTATCCGGGACTGGATCGCCGGGAGATTGTCGAGGCTGTGGAAGACTTCTACGGCCGTTACTATTTCAGGCCGCGGATCGTATTTCGCATCGTGCGCCGGGCGCTTTTCGATAGAAATGAGCGGGCAAGGCTGTACGCCGAGGCACGGGAATACCTTCGTCTTCGGGCAAAACGGAAGAAATTCACCGGAGGCAAGGCATCGGCTTGA
- a CDS encoding TolC family protein, with translation MKVPPRKMKKFWIVSVPLVFFMILGSILQAAESPEVLGLEKLIQMALEKSPEVKEAEQDVVAAQSDLAQAKAGRWAQLDITAVGGPAEDADLPTVLVDKSLGGGLFSGQIQNNDKDSIGIFGRLDFNIVQPLYTFGKISHRQDAAAYGVEAQKSAKVKKEGDIILNVKELYFAMIVAGQGKDAAKDADGFVRDARQRIERLIAVGSANADETDLYRLDAFEADIQRFKVQADSGAKMAYMALKRTIGYPPDKEFNLDAKELPKDTRALGDQEDYIREALEKRPELDQLEKGLAARKAMLDAAKADLYPSFFLAAVGSFAGAPGRERMPISYFSDEFNHAYGGVMLGSQWHFDLGIGQGKVRKAAAEYQKLLCTKDFAEQNIPLEVAKNYQDVLEARSSYEAYEKAAKASRKWIVSAFSNFDIGVGTAKDMFEAIERYGKNQGDYLRSLYDYHVALARLSHSIGEYTSGTP, from the coding sequence ATGAAAGTACCCCCCCGAAAAATGAAAAAATTCTGGATTGTATCCGTACCGCTTGTTTTTTTCATGATTTTGGGAAGCATTCTTCAGGCGGCGGAATCTCCTGAAGTACTGGGGCTGGAAAAACTGATCCAGATGGCTTTGGAGAAGAGTCCGGAAGTCAAAGAGGCGGAACAGGATGTCGTTGCAGCTCAAAGCGATTTGGCTCAGGCTAAAGCGGGGCGATGGGCTCAGTTGGATATAACGGCTGTCGGAGGGCCGGCGGAAGATGCCGATCTGCCGACCGTTCTGGTCGATAAGTCCCTGGGAGGGGGATTGTTCAGCGGGCAGATTCAAAACAATGACAAAGACAGCATTGGAATCTTTGGGCGGCTCGATTTCAATATCGTGCAACCTTTGTACACCTTCGGAAAGATTTCCCATCGCCAGGACGCCGCCGCTTATGGAGTGGAAGCTCAGAAATCCGCCAAGGTCAAAAAGGAAGGCGATATCATCCTGAATGTGAAAGAGCTTTATTTCGCAATGATTGTGGCGGGGCAGGGCAAGGATGCCGCAAAAGATGCGGATGGTTTCGTCCGGGACGCGCGGCAGCGCATCGAGCGGTTGATCGCGGTAGGATCGGCGAATGCCGACGAGACGGACTTGTATCGTCTCGATGCCTTTGAAGCCGATATCCAGAGGTTCAAGGTACAGGCGGATTCGGGGGCGAAGATGGCCTACATGGCCTTGAAGAGAACCATCGGCTATCCACCGGACAAAGAGTTCAATCTGGATGCCAAAGAGCTCCCCAAAGATACGCGGGCCCTGGGGGATCAGGAAGATTACATACGTGAGGCCCTTGAAAAACGGCCCGAACTGGATCAGCTGGAAAAGGGCCTCGCTGCCAGGAAGGCTATGTTGGATGCCGCCAAAGCGGATCTTTATCCCTCGTTTTTCCTTGCGGCGGTCGGTTCCTTTGCGGGGGCCCCAGGGCGTGAACGCATGCCCATTTCCTATTTTTCCGATGAATTCAATCACGCCTACGGCGGAGTGATGCTGGGAAGCCAATGGCACTTCGACCTGGGGATCGGCCAGGGAAAAGTGCGCAAGGCCGCGGCTGAATATCAAAAATTGCTCTGCACTAAGGATTTTGCCGAACAGAATATCCCCCTCGAGGTTGCCAAAAATTACCAGGATGTATTGGAAGCGAGGAGTTCTTACGAAGCCTATGAAAAAGCGGCGAAAGCTTCTCGGAAATGGATCGTGTCCGCCTTTTCAAATTTTGATATCGGCGTGGGAACCGCCAAGGACATGTTCGAAGCGATTGAGAGATATGGAAAGAATCAGGGGGATTACCTGCGTTCTCTTTATGACTATCATGTTGCTCTGGCCCGGCTGAGTCATTCCATCGGTGAATACACTTCCGGAACGCCTTGA
- a CDS encoding carbohydrate deacetylase codes for MKDHRIFSQTMKRKLIINADDLGYTQGVNLAVRHCLDKGSLRSSTLLANGAAFEEAVLLCKQKPELGVGVHLTLTEMPPLAPVDKIPGLLNPEGLLPATPGKLLTALKLRKIKRDELFKELDLQVARIVDAGLSPTHLDSHKHIHAIPEVLEVVIQVARRHSIHWIRNPFESSAGLPLLPNVDRDQRSVFIKQHTMAKWISIYRGTFLSKIRHAGLRTPDHFFGVSLTGIWNEASMAYLIERLPNGISEWMYHPGNCDDALRRQRTRLLLQREKERDLLCSPLLRDLLYKHHILLEHYGEETT; via the coding sequence ATGAAAGATCACCGGATCTTTTCCCAAACCATGAAGCGCAAATTGATCATCAATGCCGACGACCTCGGCTACACGCAAGGGGTCAATCTCGCCGTACGTCACTGTCTGGACAAAGGAAGCCTGCGCAGTTCCACATTACTGGCCAATGGAGCGGCTTTTGAAGAGGCTGTCCTCCTCTGCAAGCAAAAGCCGGAGTTGGGTGTCGGCGTACATCTCACCCTCACGGAAATGCCTCCCCTCGCTCCAGTCGATAAGATCCCGGGCCTGTTGAATCCGGAGGGTTTATTACCCGCCACTCCGGGGAAGCTTCTGACTGCTCTAAAGCTTCGCAAGATCAAGCGGGACGAACTCTTCAAAGAGCTCGATCTTCAAGTGGCAAGAATAGTGGATGCAGGGCTTTCCCCCACTCATCTGGACAGTCACAAACATATCCATGCCATTCCCGAAGTTCTGGAGGTGGTGATTCAGGTTGCCCGCAGGCATTCGATCCATTGGATCCGGAATCCTTTCGAATCCTCCGCAGGTCTCCCATTGCTGCCCAATGTAGACAGAGATCAAAGGTCCGTCTTCATCAAGCAACACACGATGGCCAAATGGATTTCAATATACCGTGGCACCTTCCTCAGCAAAATAAGACACGCCGGATTGCGTACTCCCGATCATTTTTTTGGTGTTTCCCTGACGGGCATCTGGAACGAAGCCTCCATGGCTTACCTCATCGAACGTTTGCCGAACGGAATCAGCGAATGGATGTACCATCCCGGCAACTGCGACGACGCATTGCGTCGGCAGCGAACCCGCCTGCTCCTGCAGCGGGAAAAAGAAAGAGACCTCCTGTGCTCTCCCCTTTTAAGGGATCTTCTTTACAAACATCACATCCTCTTAGAACACTACGGAGAAGAAACAACGTGA
- a CDS encoding MMPL family transporter produces MDFILRLIRLWMAWVLPRPRLVLGIAVVSAVLSFGYAVTHLEVETDQLELISTHHPLITLSDKLDTFEPGGEQSLSVVIEAPSPERGISFLLALVHRIKEDTLHFENVFYRVDPDLFKHWAFLYLDKQDLLYLQHTLQENSAMIHGLAADATVPNFLKLVNDEMARRMVGELFTGFLDEEKSEEGSDNSGGTMDLEFLLQTLEGLSGYLKGTSDYKSPWASFFTKEKMDLSQEGYFWEGNKRFLIVSVIPKKVKGTLTKAQDALDHLRRFIRETRVSYPDVQAGVTGQEALNNDEMSTVLEDMERATWISLLGVWILMVVFRGGSRRPLIQMVSLGIGLCWTFGWATLFIGHLNMLSVVFAPLLIGLGVDYGIHWFSRFEEEERLGFKDRRSIIRRVMECSGPGIFLAGLSTSLTFLAFVLTGFRGLMELGLITGFGTILNLLADFTILPALSIFLAGKPGKTFVLKPVSDDGKRLIHLNPKGARLLLACVVVLCLASLGSASRVKFDLNPLRLQAENAEAVVWEKRLMENSQRSLLSCASFASSPEEAKAKIKAFKELPTVSDVESVFSLLPENQDEKLAILRSLLPEIPRVQSVPAVTGIRDIERLKEVLERIRFKMQEDQADQWGADAPVLEQMARVRVLTGEVVRELQDSPEALKRLAEYQKRFQEDLADTLNFVRSGADAPPMTIADIPADLRDRFYQGNEYLIQVFPRESIWEEGALARFIKSLQGVDPQVVGDPVSLYVFSSAFKRACFLASLYAIVAISLLLALSFRKLGLALLALVPLVIGTIWTVGIMGLVGVDFNLANSIFMPLIVGAGVEYGVVILHRWKEGGMRPGDLPLSTAKGVILAALTTTIGFGTLMLSHHRGIFSLGFVACVGSLCVLIAAIIILPALLAGLVPRKMSSRKEI; encoded by the coding sequence ATGGATTTTATATTAAGATTGATACGTCTATGGATGGCCTGGGTTCTACCCAGGCCACGCCTTGTTCTGGGGATCGCTGTCGTGTCGGCCGTGCTTTCATTCGGTTATGCCGTCACGCACCTGGAAGTGGAAACGGACCAACTGGAGCTCATTTCCACCCACCATCCTCTCATTACCCTTTCCGACAAACTGGACACCTTTGAACCGGGGGGGGAGCAAAGCCTCTCGGTAGTCATCGAGGCGCCTTCTCCCGAACGCGGGATTTCTTTTCTACTGGCCCTTGTACATCGTATCAAGGAAGATACCCTTCATTTTGAAAATGTCTTTTACCGCGTGGACCCGGACCTTTTCAAGCATTGGGCTTTTCTCTATCTGGACAAGCAGGACCTGCTTTATCTGCAGCACACTCTTCAGGAAAACTCCGCCATGATCCATGGCCTGGCCGCGGATGCGACTGTTCCCAACTTTCTCAAACTGGTCAATGATGAAATGGCCAGGCGGATGGTTGGAGAACTCTTTACAGGCTTTCTGGATGAAGAAAAATCGGAGGAGGGCTCGGATAACAGCGGAGGGACCATGGATTTGGAGTTTCTGCTCCAAACCCTGGAGGGCCTCAGTGGGTACCTGAAGGGAACGTCAGATTACAAGTCTCCCTGGGCTTCCTTTTTTACCAAAGAAAAGATGGACTTGAGCCAGGAGGGCTATTTTTGGGAAGGGAACAAACGATTCCTCATTGTCTCCGTCATACCCAAAAAGGTCAAGGGAACCCTCACCAAAGCCCAGGACGCTCTCGATCATTTGCGTCGGTTCATCCGTGAGACCCGGGTATCCTATCCGGATGTGCAGGCTGGAGTAACGGGCCAGGAGGCTCTCAATAACGATGAGATGAGCACGGTCCTGGAAGATATGGAGAGGGCGACCTGGATTTCTCTGCTCGGCGTCTGGATACTCATGGTCGTATTTCGTGGAGGTTCCCGGCGTCCCCTCATACAGATGGTATCTCTTGGCATTGGCCTCTGTTGGACTTTCGGCTGGGCCACTCTCTTCATCGGCCATCTCAATATGCTTTCCGTCGTCTTTGCTCCCTTACTGATCGGACTCGGTGTGGACTACGGGATCCACTGGTTCAGCCGGTTTGAAGAAGAAGAGCGCCTGGGCTTCAAGGATCGCCGGTCTATCATCCGGCGCGTGATGGAATGCTCGGGGCCGGGAATTTTTCTTGCTGGATTGAGTACCTCCCTCACTTTTCTGGCTTTTGTGCTCACCGGCTTTCGAGGCCTCATGGAGTTGGGGCTCATTACCGGCTTTGGCACGATCCTCAATCTGCTTGCGGATTTTACCATCCTGCCCGCCTTGAGCATTTTCCTGGCGGGCAAGCCCGGAAAAACCTTTGTACTCAAACCTGTTTCCGATGACGGAAAAAGACTTATCCATCTCAATCCGAAGGGTGCCCGCTTGCTGCTGGCCTGTGTGGTCGTCTTGTGTCTTGCGAGTTTGGGCAGCGCCTCTCGAGTGAAGTTTGATCTCAACCCCCTGAGGCTCCAGGCAGAAAATGCGGAAGCCGTTGTGTGGGAAAAGCGGCTGATGGAAAATTCGCAACGTTCTTTGTTGTCTTGTGCCTCATTCGCTTCTTCTCCCGAGGAGGCAAAGGCTAAAATCAAAGCCTTCAAAGAACTGCCGACGGTGTCGGACGTCGAGAGCGTCTTCTCCCTCCTGCCGGAAAATCAGGATGAGAAACTGGCCATCCTCAGGTCCCTCTTGCCCGAAATTCCAAGAGTGCAGTCCGTACCCGCCGTTACGGGAATCCGGGACATCGAGAGGTTGAAAGAGGTGCTCGAGAGAATTCGCTTTAAAATGCAGGAAGATCAAGCGGATCAGTGGGGGGCCGATGCCCCCGTTCTGGAACAGATGGCCCGCGTAAGGGTCCTCACGGGTGAGGTGGTTCGGGAACTTCAAGACTCACCGGAGGCTTTGAAAAGACTGGCGGAGTATCAGAAACGCTTCCAGGAGGACTTGGCGGATACCCTGAATTTCGTTCGCAGCGGAGCTGATGCACCGCCAATGACCATTGCGGATATCCCGGCGGACTTGAGGGATCGATTTTACCAGGGCAATGAATATTTGATTCAGGTGTTCCCCAGGGAATCCATTTGGGAAGAAGGCGCACTGGCTCGTTTCATAAAAAGCCTCCAGGGTGTGGATCCGCAAGTCGTGGGAGATCCGGTTTCCCTGTATGTTTTTTCCAGCGCTTTCAAGCGGGCGTGTTTTCTGGCATCATTATATGCGATAGTCGCCATTTCCCTGTTGCTGGCTCTTTCGTTCCGGAAATTGGGACTTGCTCTATTGGCTCTGGTCCCACTCGTGATCGGGACCATATGGACCGTGGGGATCATGGGGCTGGTCGGGGTTGATTTCAATCTGGCCAACAGTATTTTTATGCCGCTCATTGTAGGAGCCGGCGTGGAATACGGAGTAGTCATCCTTCACCGGTGGAAGGAAGGCGGGATGCGTCCGGGAGACCTCCCCTTGAGCACTGCCAAGGGAGTTATTCTGGCCGCCTTGACCACTACGATCGGGTTTGGTACGCTCATGTTGTCGCACCACCGGGGAATCTTCAGCCTGGGATTTGTCGCCTGTGTAGGAAGCTTGTGTGTTTTGATTGCGGCCATTATTATTTTACCTGCTCTACTGGCAGGTCTGGTACCTCGGAAAATGAGTTCTCGCAAGGAGATCTAA
- a CDS encoding MlaC/ttg2D family ABC transporter substrate-binding protein yields MKLRLLGILLAFFWCFAFAWECGAADGGAMAQVKSVLDKAMEIQTRPDLEGDAHRAERARLVRQIISENFLPQEMARESVKDQWDKISAAQRSEFQSLFTVLFQDSYTRMVLNFLKKENIEYSAESPEPGGMRVGTVIMRTNEHIPVDYHLIQKEGRWFIRDVDIDGVSIVDNYKNTFRRVIATSSFGDLLEKMRVQKKAIGDNAGV; encoded by the coding sequence ATGAAGCTACGTTTGCTTGGGATCTTGTTGGCTTTCTTTTGGTGTTTTGCCTTCGCCTGGGAATGCGGTGCCGCCGACGGCGGAGCCATGGCCCAAGTGAAGTCCGTGCTGGATAAGGCCATGGAGATACAGACCCGGCCGGACCTTGAGGGCGATGCCCATCGTGCCGAAAGGGCTAGGTTGGTGCGACAGATCATCTCTGAAAACTTTCTTCCCCAAGAAATGGCAAGGGAATCCGTAAAGGACCAATGGGATAAAATCTCGGCAGCACAACGCAGCGAGTTTCAAAGCCTCTTTACGGTGTTGTTTCAGGATTCCTATACGCGCATGGTCCTCAATTTCCTCAAAAAGGAAAATATCGAATACAGCGCTGAATCTCCTGAACCCGGAGGCATGCGGGTCGGGACCGTCATCATGCGCACCAATGAACATATTCCCGTGGACTATCACCTGATACAGAAGGAAGGGCGGTGGTTCATTCGGGATGTGGATATCGACGGCGTGAGTATTGTTGACAACTACAAAAACACCTTCCGCCGGGTGATCGCCACCAGTTCGTTTGGTGACTTGCTCGAGAAAATGCGAGTGCAGAAAAAAGCGATCGGAGACAATGCCGGTGTGTAG
- the hpnI gene encoding bacteriohopanetetrol glucosamine biosynthesis glycosyltransferase HpnI produces MFIGIIQFLLAGLTLCSVLYYLLCILSAHRFFSRSSIPCENSLPPATIMIPLCGSDFKAYENYTSFCRQDYSTYQILFGVQDPEDSSIPVIRKLISDFPERDIELVIDSAVTGQNPKVNNLQNMLSRAKYDVLVLVDSDIRVKPDYLATLVSPLKDEHVGLVTAFYRAGEAPSFAAKLEALGITGEFAPSVLAAQLTEGISFALGATMALTKSKLQSIGGFKAIADYLADDFMLGNLLWQAGFEIRLLPYVVETFLPPAGIKNMIRHQVRWSRGIRACRPLGHLGSIITHGTSLAILNALFHTGSPLSLFLLILTVSARLAMAWFVGIHKLGDKILAQNISLIPLRDLLSFVVWCTSLFGKGVEWRGRLFRIVDDGKIIPTDGLSAIHRRKHSK; encoded by the coding sequence ATGTTCATTGGAATCATTCAATTCCTTTTGGCCGGTCTTACTCTCTGTTCTGTACTCTATTACCTTCTCTGCATCCTTTCGGCCCACAGGTTTTTTTCCCGTTCTTCCATCCCCTGTGAGAATTCACTTCCCCCGGCAACAATCATGATCCCACTTTGCGGGTCTGATTTTAAGGCCTACGAAAACTACACTTCCTTCTGCCGTCAAGACTATTCCACCTATCAGATTCTTTTCGGTGTCCAGGATCCCGAAGATTCGTCCATCCCGGTCATTCGAAAACTCATCTCCGATTTCCCTGAAAGAGATATTGAACTGGTCATCGACTCTGCGGTGACGGGTCAGAATCCCAAGGTAAACAATCTGCAGAACATGCTCTCCAGAGCAAAGTACGACGTGCTGGTCCTTGTCGACAGCGATATTCGCGTGAAGCCCGATTACCTGGCAACCCTTGTTTCTCCCCTCAAAGACGAACACGTAGGTCTCGTCACCGCTTTTTACCGCGCAGGGGAGGCTCCAAGCTTCGCAGCCAAACTGGAGGCTTTGGGGATTACAGGAGAATTTGCTCCAAGTGTTCTTGCAGCTCAACTCACAGAAGGGATATCCTTTGCTCTGGGGGCGACCATGGCTCTCACAAAGAGCAAGTTACAATCCATCGGGGGATTCAAGGCTATTGCGGATTATCTCGCCGATGATTTCATGCTGGGTAATCTCCTCTGGCAGGCCGGCTTTGAAATAAGGCTCCTGCCTTACGTAGTGGAGACCTTCTTGCCGCCAGCCGGCATCAAGAACATGATCCGTCATCAGGTTCGCTGGTCTAGGGGGATCAGGGCCTGTCGGCCTCTTGGGCATCTCGGTTCCATCATTACTCATGGCACGTCCCTGGCAATCCTGAACGCTCTGTTCCATACAGGATCCCCCCTGAGCCTTTTTTTATTGATCCTGACGGTCTCCGCACGTTTGGCCATGGCCTGGTTCGTTGGAATCCATAAGCTCGGCGACAAAATACTGGCTCAAAATATTTCCCTCATTCCCCTGAGAGACCTCCTGAGCTTTGTCGTCTGGTGTACAAGTCTTTTTGGAAAAGGTGTGGAATGGAGAGGCAGACTCTTCAGGATTGTCGACGATGGAAAAATCATTCCTACCGACGGGCTTTCAGCCATTCACCGCAGAAAACACAGCAAATGA
- a CDS encoding DUF4337 family protein: MSGSQIEKWVIRLVFIAVILTACTAVASLKVSSYLLKVQDETSSTANRKADFFLKSIHDHSFRLQMEVFELNKLLGTTHPGIQKFIEGKVKEYDETVAHYQKEKEKIEAEKQSILKHVEESQKHNKNFTIAIILLQSAILMAAVGVLLQKRILWISCLGISTFGLLYMINGFFLWF, translated from the coding sequence GTGTCCGGATCTCAAATTGAAAAATGGGTTATCAGATTAGTGTTCATCGCTGTCATTCTTACGGCATGTACTGCAGTTGCGTCTCTCAAGGTTTCTTCCTACCTCTTGAAAGTCCAGGATGAGACATCTTCGACGGCAAACAGGAAAGCTGACTTCTTCCTGAAAAGCATTCATGATCACAGCTTTCGGCTCCAGATGGAGGTTTTCGAACTGAACAAGCTCCTGGGAACAACCCACCCCGGTATTCAAAAATTTATTGAAGGCAAAGTCAAGGAATACGATGAGACGGTGGCGCATTATCAAAAGGAGAAGGAAAAAATAGAGGCGGAGAAACAAAGTATTCTCAAACATGTTGAGGAATCCCAAAAACACAACAAAAACTTCACTATAGCTATCATCCTCCTGCAAAGTGCCATTTTGATGGCGGCTGTCGGCGTGCTGCTCCAAAAAAGGATTCTGTGGATTTCGTGTCTTGGCATCAGCACATTTGGCCTCCTTTATATGATCAATGGCTTCTTCCTGTGGTTTTGA